In a single window of the Streptomyces cinnabarinus genome:
- a CDS encoding PQQ-binding-like beta-propeller repeat protein, whose protein sequence is MSQPPNQPPNGGFGAPQDPPPQGGFGAPQPPQQPPAQAPQPPAQPAQTPPPPQGAPQPGYGYPQQPPTPAPGPYGQPQQPGPYAQPGPYGTPAPGPYGQPQQPGPYGQQPGYGYPQQPQYPGAPTPPPGGSRNPFKGKPALVVGAAVAALLVIGGTVFAVTSGDDGGGKKKKPVAQKSDDPKASEDPVNPGDGSGDGGDDPENLNEGRKAGEAKVLWYKSAPDAPGSGADAPGLWITDKTAVKAAYKQVFAYNVDDGAPAWDAITFEQKICAVTPQKTADDKVVVAYMSGSSDSAECNQLQELDLNTGEKGWTAEVADGELFDSTLQIEMSITGSTLMVGRSQSGTAYDVTSGKKIWDKKKYGDACFPAAFAGGEKLIAVSSCGAGGNNEHDELQELDPKTGKVKWTWKPDKGWQVGRVYSLNPVVVYSTNEDKDAWNISTLGSGGTIASQVDVDESFTPECGWAVLQRDLQGCQGVASDGKTLYLPTEATTGANEIVAISLANGKEKWRVKSPVEESMLPLKIEGGKLIAYVKPSWEDGGQVVSIPTTGSGHTPVKLLQHPAGTADIEDSFYSGTYDWVDGRFYLSTTRLSGNDETKEKLMLAFGK, encoded by the coding sequence ATGAGCCAGCCGCCCAACCAGCCGCCGAACGGCGGCTTCGGCGCGCCGCAGGACCCGCCGCCGCAGGGAGGTTTCGGCGCACCGCAGCCGCCGCAGCAGCCCCCGGCCCAGGCCCCGCAGCCCCCGGCCCAGCCGGCCCAGACACCCCCGCCGCCGCAGGGCGCGCCGCAGCCCGGCTACGGCTACCCGCAGCAGCCGCCCACCCCGGCCCCCGGCCCCTACGGCCAGCCCCAGCAGCCGGGCCCGTACGCCCAGCCCGGCCCCTACGGCACCCCGGCTCCCGGCCCTTACGGCCAGCCCCAGCAGCCCGGTCCGTACGGCCAGCAGCCCGGTTACGGCTACCCGCAGCAGCCGCAGTACCCGGGCGCGCCCACTCCGCCGCCCGGTGGTTCCCGCAACCCCTTCAAGGGCAAGCCCGCGCTCGTCGTCGGTGCCGCGGTGGCGGCGCTGCTGGTCATCGGCGGCACCGTGTTCGCGGTCACCAGTGGTGACGACGGCGGCGGCAAGAAGAAGAAGCCCGTCGCGCAGAAGAGCGACGACCCCAAGGCCTCCGAGGACCCGGTCAACCCGGGCGACGGCAGCGGTGACGGCGGCGACGACCCGGAGAACCTCAACGAGGGCCGCAAGGCCGGTGAGGCGAAGGTGCTCTGGTACAAGTCGGCGCCCGACGCGCCCGGTTCCGGCGCTGACGCGCCCGGACTGTGGATCACCGACAAGACGGCGGTGAAGGCGGCGTACAAGCAGGTCTTCGCCTACAACGTGGACGACGGCGCCCCGGCCTGGGACGCGATCACCTTCGAGCAGAAGATCTGCGCGGTCACCCCGCAGAAGACGGCCGACGACAAGGTCGTCGTCGCGTACATGAGCGGCAGCAGTGACAGCGCCGAGTGCAACCAGCTCCAGGAACTCGACCTGAACACCGGCGAGAAGGGCTGGACGGCCGAGGTCGCCGACGGCGAACTCTTCGACTCCACGCTCCAGATCGAGATGTCGATCACCGGCTCCACGCTGATGGTGGGCCGCTCGCAGTCCGGCACGGCGTACGACGTCACCTCCGGCAAGAAGATCTGGGACAAGAAGAAGTACGGCGACGCCTGCTTCCCGGCCGCCTTCGCGGGCGGCGAGAAGCTGATCGCCGTCTCGTCCTGCGGCGCGGGCGGCAACAACGAGCACGACGAGCTCCAGGAGCTCGACCCGAAGACCGGCAAGGTCAAGTGGACCTGGAAGCCCGACAAGGGCTGGCAGGTCGGCCGGGTCTACTCCCTGAACCCGGTCGTGGTCTACAGCACCAACGAGGACAAGGACGCGTGGAACATCTCCACGCTCGGCTCCGGCGGCACCATCGCCTCGCAGGTCGATGTCGACGAGAGCTTCACCCCGGAGTGCGGCTGGGCCGTCCTCCAGCGTGACCTCCAGGGCTGCCAGGGCGTGGCCTCCGACGGCAAGACCCTCTACCTGCCCACCGAGGCCACCACCGGCGCCAACGAGATCGTCGCGATCAGCCTTGCCAACGGCAAGGAGAAGTGGCGCGTGAAGTCCCCGGTGGAGGAGTCGATGCTGCCCCTGAAGATCGAGGGCGGCAAGCTCATCGCCTACGTCAAGCCCTCCTGGGAGGACGGCGGCCAGGTCGTGTCGATCCCGACCACGGGCAGCGGCCACACCCCGGTCAAGCTCCTCCAGCACCCGGCCGGCACCGCGGACATCGAGGACAGCTTCTACTCCGGGACCTACGACTGGGTCGACGGCCGGTTCTACCTGTCGACCACGCGACTGTCCGGCAACGACGAGACGAAGGAGAAGCTGATGCTCGCCTTCGGCAAGTGA
- a CDS encoding ABC-F family ATP-binding cassette domain-containing protein produces MAVNLVNVENVSKVYGTRALLDGVSLGVSEGDRIGVVGRNGDGKTTLIRMLARLEEADTGRVTHSGGLRIGVLTQHDSLDSAATVRHEVIRDMADHEWAGNAKVRDVLTGLFGGLDLPGFPQGLDTVIGPLSGGERRRIALAKLLIEEQDLIVLDEPTNHLDVEGISWLAQHLRERRSALVCVTHDRWFLDQVCTRMWDVQRGDVFEYEGGYSDYVFARAERERIAATEETKRQNLVRKELAWLRRGAPARTSKPRFRVEAANELIKDVPPPRDSSELMKFASSRLGKTVFDLEDVTVQAGPKVLLKHVTWQLGPGDRIGLVGVNGAGKTSLLRAMAEAARTEGETQPAGGRVAVGKTVKLAYLSQEVAELDPDMRVLEAVQQVRERVDLGKGREMTAGQLCETFGFNKEKQWTPVGDLSGGERRRLQLLRLLMDEPNVLFLDEPTNDLDIQTLTQLEDLLDGWPGSMIVISHDRFFVERTTDRVFALLGDATLRMLPRGIDEYIERRHRMEEAVAAAAPAVEKAAPEKSAADQRAAKKELQKIERQLDKVAEKETKLHAQIAENATDFAKVAELDAELRDLAGQREELELRWLELAEDA; encoded by the coding sequence ATGGCCGTCAATCTGGTCAATGTCGAGAACGTCAGCAAGGTGTACGGCACCCGTGCCCTGCTCGACGGTGTCTCGCTCGGCGTCTCCGAGGGGGACCGGATCGGGGTCGTCGGCCGCAACGGCGACGGCAAGACCACCCTGATCCGGATGCTGGCCAGGCTGGAGGAGGCCGACACCGGCCGGGTCACGCACTCCGGCGGGCTGCGCATCGGCGTGCTCACCCAGCACGACTCCCTGGACTCGGCCGCCACCGTGCGGCACGAGGTCATCCGGGACATGGCCGACCACGAGTGGGCGGGCAACGCCAAGGTCAGGGACGTGCTGACCGGACTCTTCGGCGGCCTGGACCTGCCCGGCTTCCCGCAGGGCCTGGACACCGTCATCGGACCGCTCTCCGGCGGTGAGCGCCGCCGTATCGCGCTCGCCAAGCTGCTCATCGAGGAACAGGACCTGATCGTCCTCGACGAGCCGACCAACCACCTCGACGTCGAGGGCATCTCCTGGCTCGCCCAGCACCTGCGCGAGCGGCGCTCGGCGCTGGTGTGCGTGACCCACGACCGCTGGTTCCTGGACCAGGTCTGCACGCGGATGTGGGACGTGCAGCGCGGCGACGTCTTCGAGTACGAGGGCGGCTACTCCGACTACGTCTTCGCGCGGGCCGAGCGGGAGCGGATCGCCGCCACCGAGGAGACCAAGCGGCAGAACCTGGTCCGCAAGGAGCTGGCCTGGCTGCGCCGGGGTGCCCCCGCGCGGACGTCCAAGCCGCGCTTCCGCGTGGAGGCCGCCAACGAGCTGATCAAGGACGTGCCGCCGCCGCGGGACAGCAGCGAGCTGATGAAGTTCGCCTCCTCCCGGCTCGGCAAGACCGTCTTCGACCTGGAGGACGTGACCGTCCAGGCGGGCCCCAAGGTGCTGCTCAAGCACGTCACCTGGCAGCTCGGCCCCGGCGACCGGATCGGCCTGGTCGGCGTCAACGGCGCGGGCAAGACCTCCCTGCTGCGGGCCATGGCCGAGGCGGCCCGCACCGAGGGCGAGACCCAGCCCGCGGGCGGCCGGGTCGCCGTGGGCAAGACCGTCAAGCTCGCCTACCTCTCCCAGGAGGTCGCCGAACTCGACCCGGACATGCGGGTCCTGGAGGCCGTGCAGCAGGTCCGCGAGCGCGTCGACCTCGGCAAGGGGCGCGAGATGACGGCCGGACAGCTCTGCGAGACGTTCGGCTTCAACAAGGAGAAGCAGTGGACGCCGGTCGGCGACCTCTCCGGTGGTGAGCGCCGCCGCCTCCAGCTGCTCCGGCTGCTCATGGACGAGCCGAACGTCCTCTTCCTCGACGAGCCCACCAACGACCTCGACATCCAGACCCTCACCCAGCTGGAGGACCTCCTCGACGGCTGGCCCGGCTCGATGATCGTCATCTCCCACGACCGGTTCTTCGTCGAGCGGACCACGGACCGCGTCTTCGCCCTCCTGGGTGACGCCACCCTGCGGATGCTCCCGCGCGGGATCGACGAGTACATCGAGCGCCGCCACCGCATGGAGGAGGCGGTCGCCGCCGCGGCCCCCGCGGTGGAGAAGGCAGCGCCCGAGAAGAGCGCCGCCGACCAGCGGGCCGCCAAGAAGGAGTTGCAGAAGATCGAGCGCCAGCTCGACAAGGTCGCCGAGAAGGAGACCAAGCTGCACGCCCAAATCGCCGAGAACGCCACCGACTTCGCGAAAGTGGCGGAACTCGACGCCGAGCTGCGGGACTTGGCGGGGCAGCGCGAGGAGCTGGAGCTGCGCTGGCTCGAACTCGCGGAGGACGCGTAA
- a CDS encoding sodium:solute symporter family protein, with product MQSRTNAAYFAAELRLPTNWLDYTILGIYFVVVLGIGFAARRSVRTSLDFFLSGRSLPAWITGLAFISANLAATEILGMAANSAQYGVYTVHWYWIGAIPAMVFLGLVMMPFYYGSKVRSVPEMLLLRFDKWAHLLSSALFAFAAILISGVNLYALAIVVEALLGWPQWVAIVVAGAFVLAYITLGGLSSAIYNEVLQFFVILAALIPLVVLGMKKVGGWDGLTDSLTKTHGSDFTTAWGGTGIGSDNPLGANWLTIVLGLGFVLSFGYWTTNFAEVQRALSAKNLSAAQRTPLIAAYPKIFIVFLVMLPGLTAAALVPGFGTEESGYQYNDAIPYLMEQLLPNGVLGIAVTGLLAAFMAGMAANVSSFNTVFTNDIWARYVVKDREDTYYVGFGRLITVIGVCASVGTAFLASSFSNIMSYLQTLFSFFNVPMFVVFIIGMFWKRASVVSGFWGLLAGTVAAMLNYFWIYKQGIVDIPTDQGANFVSAIVGFVAGAVVMFVVSMFTAPKPMAELQGLVYGTRSPGMAEAPAEGDDAWYRRPALLGWGAIILAAACYIPFSF from the coding sequence ATGCAAAGCCGCACAAACGCCGCATACTTCGCCGCTGAGCTACGGCTCCCCACCAACTGGCTCGACTACACGATCCTGGGCATCTACTTCGTCGTCGTCCTGGGCATCGGCTTCGCCGCCCGCCGCTCGGTGAGGACGAGCCTCGACTTCTTTCTCTCCGGGCGCTCACTGCCGGCCTGGATCACCGGCCTCGCGTTCATCTCCGCCAACCTGGCCGCCACCGAGATCCTGGGCATGGCCGCCAACAGCGCGCAGTACGGCGTCTACACCGTGCACTGGTACTGGATCGGCGCCATCCCGGCGATGGTCTTCCTGGGCCTCGTGATGATGCCCTTCTACTACGGGTCGAAGGTCCGCTCGGTCCCCGAGATGCTGCTGCTGCGCTTCGACAAATGGGCGCATCTGTTGAGCTCTGCGCTGTTCGCCTTCGCCGCGATCCTCATCTCCGGTGTGAACCTGTACGCCCTCGCGATCGTCGTGGAGGCGCTGCTGGGCTGGCCGCAGTGGGTGGCGATCGTGGTGGCCGGCGCCTTCGTGCTGGCGTACATCACCCTCGGCGGCCTGTCCTCGGCGATCTACAACGAGGTCCTTCAGTTCTTCGTGATCCTCGCGGCCCTGATCCCGCTCGTCGTGCTCGGGATGAAGAAGGTCGGCGGCTGGGACGGCCTCACGGACTCCCTCACGAAGACCCACGGCTCCGACTTCACCACCGCCTGGGGCGGCACGGGCATCGGCAGCGACAACCCGCTGGGCGCGAACTGGCTGACCATCGTGCTGGGCCTGGGTTTCGTGCTGTCCTTCGGCTACTGGACGACCAACTTCGCCGAGGTCCAGCGCGCCCTGTCGGCGAAGAACCTGTCGGCGGCCCAGCGCACTCCCCTGATCGCCGCGTACCCGAAGATCTTCATCGTCTTCCTGGTGATGCTCCCGGGCCTGACGGCGGCGGCGCTGGTCCCCGGCTTCGGCACCGAGGAGTCGGGCTACCAGTACAACGACGCCATCCCCTACCTGATGGAACAGCTCCTGCCCAACGGTGTCCTCGGCATCGCGGTGACCGGCCTGCTGGCCGCCTTCATGGCCGGCATGGCGGCGAACGTGTCGTCCTTCAACACGGTGTTCACGAACGACATCTGGGCGCGGTACGTGGTGAAGGACCGCGAGGACACCTACTACGTCGGATTCGGCCGGCTGATCACGGTGATCGGCGTCTGCGCGTCGGTGGGCACGGCCTTCCTGGCGTCATCCTTCTCCAACATCATGAGCTACCTCCAGACCCTGTTCTCCTTCTTCAACGTGCCGATGTTCGTCGTCTTCATCATCGGCATGTTCTGGAAGCGGGCCTCGGTGGTGTCCGGCTTCTGGGGCCTGCTCGCGGGCACGGTCGCCGCGATGCTCAACTACTTCTGGATCTACAAGCAGGGCATCGTCGACATCCCCACCGACCAGGGCGCCAACTTCGTCTCCGCGATCGTCGGCTTCGTGGCGGGCGCGGTGGTCATGTTCGTCGTCTCGATGTTCACCGCCCCGAAGCCGATGGCGGAACTCCAGGGCCTGGTCTACGGCACCCGCTCGCCCGGCATGGCCGAGGCACCGGCCGAGGGCGACGACGCCTGGTATCGCAGGCCCGCGCTGCTGGGCTGGGGAGCGATCATCCTCGCCGCCGCCTGCTACATCCCGTTCTCGTTCTGA
- a CDS encoding 4-(cytidine 5'-diphospho)-2-C-methyl-D-erythritol kinase has translation MAVTVRVPAKVNVQLAVGAARPDGFHDLANVFLAVGLYDEVTVTASPGGPKVTCEGPDAAQVPLDGTNLAVRAAEALATRHGRTPDVHIHIAKDIPVAGGMAGGSADGAGALLACDALWGTGASRDELLDICAELGSDVPFSLVGGAALGTGRGEKLRALETGGTFHWVFAMAARGLSTPAVFREFDRLAEGLDIPGPVASEDLLGALAEGDPDALAAAVSNDLQPAALSLFPELADTLAAGRSAGALTGLVSGSGPTTAFLTRDPESAAKVAESLRSSGTCRAVRVASGPAPGATVVSA, from the coding sequence GTGGCCGTCACCGTACGCGTCCCCGCCAAGGTCAACGTCCAGCTCGCGGTGGGCGCCGCCCGCCCCGACGGCTTCCACGACCTGGCCAACGTCTTCCTCGCGGTCGGCCTGTACGACGAGGTCACCGTCACCGCGTCCCCGGGCGGCCCGAAGGTCACCTGCGAGGGGCCGGACGCCGCTCAGGTCCCCCTCGACGGGACGAACCTCGCGGTCCGCGCGGCCGAGGCGCTCGCCACGCGCCACGGCCGTACGCCGGACGTCCACATCCACATCGCCAAGGACATCCCGGTCGCGGGCGGCATGGCGGGCGGCAGTGCGGACGGCGCGGGCGCCCTGCTGGCCTGCGACGCGCTGTGGGGCACCGGCGCCTCCCGTGACGAATTGCTCGACATCTGCGCCGAGCTGGGCAGCGATGTGCCGTTCAGCCTGGTCGGCGGGGCCGCGCTCGGCACCGGGCGGGGCGAGAAGCTGCGCGCGCTGGAGACCGGCGGGACCTTCCACTGGGTGTTCGCGATGGCCGCGCGCGGGCTGTCGACCCCGGCCGTGTTCCGTGAGTTCGACCGGCTGGCCGAGGGGCTGGACATCCCCGGGCCCGTCGCCTCCGAGGACCTCCTCGGCGCGCTCGCCGAGGGCGACCCGGACGCGCTCGCCGCGGCCGTCTCCAACGACCTGCAGCCCGCCGCGCTCTCCCTCTTCCCCGAACTGGCCGACACCCTCGCCGCGGGCCGGTCCGCCGGTGCGCTCACGGGGCTGGTCTCCGGCTCGGGCCCGACCACGGCCTTCCTCACGCGGGACCCCGAGTCGGCGGCGAAGGTGGCCGAGTCCCTGCGCTCCTCCGGCACCTGCCGCGCGGTGCGTGTGGCGTCGGGCCCCGCCCCGGGCGCCACGGTGGTCTCCGCGTAG
- a CDS encoding helix-turn-helix transcriptional regulator: MGVRLMVVDDHRLLAEALASALKLRGHRVLAAAAPAAGAAELVITRAPEVCLLGTATPAEPGMFDPVVKIKRERPQVAVLVLGPVPSPRGIAAAFAAGASGYVRHDERIEGVERAIMKARAGEAAVAPQLLQGAFSELLNPAAQPDDEGQRLLQMLTPREVEVLVRVADGEDTRLIAAGMGIAPSTARTHVQRVLMKLGVGSRLEAAALAARTGLLDRAGPLEPRDPES, translated from the coding sequence ATGGGAGTTCGGCTCATGGTGGTCGACGACCACCGATTGCTCGCCGAGGCGCTGGCCTCGGCACTGAAACTGAGGGGGCACCGAGTGCTGGCAGCGGCGGCACCCGCCGCGGGGGCGGCGGAGCTGGTGATCACACGCGCACCGGAGGTGTGCCTGCTGGGAACGGCCACGCCGGCCGAACCGGGGATGTTCGACCCGGTGGTGAAGATCAAGCGGGAACGTCCGCAGGTCGCGGTGCTGGTCCTGGGCCCGGTGCCGAGCCCGCGCGGCATCGCGGCGGCGTTCGCTGCGGGGGCGTCGGGCTATGTCCGCCATGACGAGCGCATCGAGGGTGTGGAACGAGCCATCATGAAGGCGAGGGCGGGCGAGGCCGCGGTGGCCCCCCAACTGCTCCAAGGGGCCTTCAGCGAACTGCTCAACCCGGCGGCCCAGCCGGACGACGAGGGCCAGCGCCTGCTCCAGATGCTGACGCCCAGGGAGGTGGAGGTCCTGGTCCGGGTCGCCGACGGCGAGGACACCCGGCTGATCGCGGCGGGCATGGGCATCGCCCCTTCCACCGCCCGGACCCACGTCCAGCGGGTCCTGATGAAACTGGGCGTCGGCTCCCGCCTGGAGGCGGCGGCCCTGGCGGCGCGCACGGGGCTGCTGGACCGGGCGGGGCCGCTCGAACCGCGGGACCCGGAGTCCTGA
- the rsmA gene encoding 16S rRNA (adenine(1518)-N(6)/adenine(1519)-N(6))-dimethyltransferase RsmA codes for MSTSPTPDALLGPADIRELADVLGVRPTKQRGQNFVIDANTVRRIVRTADVRPDDVVVEVGPGLGSLTLALLEAADRVTAVEIDDVLAGALPATVAARMPGRADRFALVHSDAMHVTELPGPAPTALVANLPYNVAVPVLLHMLATFPSIERTLVMVQAEVADRLAAAPGSKVYGVPSVKANWYAEVKRAGAIGRNVFWPAPNVDSGLVSLVRRAEPLKTTASQKEVFAVVDAAFAQRRKTLRAALAGWAGSAPAAEAALVAAGVSPQARGESLTVEEFARIAEHKVSEENS; via the coding sequence GTGAGCACCAGCCCCACCCCCGACGCCCTTCTGGGCCCCGCCGACATCCGTGAGCTCGCGGACGTGCTCGGTGTGCGGCCCACCAAGCAGCGCGGTCAGAACTTCGTGATCGACGCGAACACCGTGCGCCGTATCGTCCGTACCGCGGACGTACGGCCCGACGACGTGGTCGTGGAGGTCGGGCCGGGGCTCGGTTCGCTCACGCTCGCGCTGCTGGAGGCGGCCGACCGGGTCACCGCCGTGGAGATCGACGACGTCCTCGCGGGCGCGCTGCCCGCCACCGTCGCCGCCCGGATGCCCGGGCGCGCCGACCGGTTCGCGCTCGTCCACTCCGACGCCATGCACGTCACCGAGCTGCCCGGCCCCGCGCCGACCGCGCTGGTGGCGAACCTGCCGTACAACGTCGCCGTACCCGTGCTGCTGCACATGCTCGCCACCTTCCCGAGCATCGAGCGCACCCTCGTCATGGTGCAGGCCGAGGTCGCCGACCGGCTGGCCGCGGCGCCCGGCTCGAAGGTGTACGGCGTGCCGTCGGTGAAGGCGAACTGGTACGCCGAGGTCAAGCGGGCCGGGGCCATCGGCCGCAATGTCTTCTGGCCGGCGCCGAACGTCGACAGCGGGCTGGTCTCGCTGGTCCGCCGCGCCGAGCCGCTCAAGACCACCGCCTCCCAGAAGGAGGTGTTCGCCGTGGTCGACGCCGCGTTCGCGCAGCGGCGCAAGACCCTGCGGGCCGCGCTGGCCGGGTGGGCCGGTTCCGCGCCGGCCGCGGAGGCGGCGCTCGTCGCGGCGGGGGTCTCGCCGCAGGCGCGCGGGGAGTCCCTGACGGTCGAGGAGTTCGCGCGGATCGCCGAGCACAAGGTCAGCGAGGAGAACAGCTAA
- a CDS encoding PQQ-binding-like beta-propeller repeat protein, with translation MTTPPPPPPNQPPQGGGFGPPQDEPQQPVQPPAQPPAQQPGFGAPQPPAPQGGFGAPQAPQQPPTPPQGYGYPQTPPQGYGYPQAPQPQQGYGYPGQPGQPPTPPYGQQPGYGYPQPTMPMQPQAGGPSGGRRINPQLAIIVAAVVAIALIVGGGFWYASSSDDKGGKDDTANSSGGTGGDKGGDTGGTGGTGGTGGTQSGKATEKAPADPNSKVLFQVPAPEVKDDRTIPTVGSWVTDKVYAKSGVAEVVGYDLDKGTELWTIKLPGPVCQGSNHTTEDNRTAITYQPKMPTKATPSYGCTQVAGIDLDTGKKLWTKTAKSGTEPISFDNVTVSASTVAVGSTSGGAAFDIATGDQLWAPKPTDTCYDAGYGGGPKLVAVRKCGGYGERQLSIQTIDPKSGKVITEYKMAKGIEYASVVSTEPLVVAADVGDSAGDGSGISDFFSIDNKTGKLRTRISAPGEQYNASCDGITKVEECRLLAVGNDKLYLPTEKHEGTGEYSDTNEIVAFDLATGKQTGQRADAGDDYELVPLRMDGPNLIAYKRGPYDKGGQVVSIDGGSFKETKLLENPADEAVMDVERSMLPDYAEILYTQGRLFMSDVFASELGSTGEEEYLVIAFGAK, from the coding sequence ATGACCACGCCCCCTCCGCCGCCGCCCAACCAGCCCCCGCAGGGGGGCGGTTTCGGCCCACCGCAGGACGAGCCGCAGCAGCCGGTTCAGCCCCCTGCTCAGCCTCCCGCCCAGCAGCCCGGCTTCGGCGCGCCCCAACCCCCCGCCCCGCAGGGAGGTTTCGGCGCCCCCCAGGCCCCGCAGCAGCCCCCGACCCCGCCGCAGGGTTACGGCTACCCGCAGACGCCCCCGCAGGGCTACGGCTACCCCCAGGCACCCCAGCCGCAGCAGGGCTACGGCTACCCGGGCCAGCCGGGTCAGCCCCCCACCCCGCCCTATGGCCAGCAGCCCGGCTACGGCTACCCGCAGCCGACCATGCCGATGCAGCCGCAGGCGGGCGGCCCGTCCGGCGGCCGGAGGATCAACCCGCAGCTGGCCATCATCGTGGCCGCCGTCGTGGCCATCGCCCTGATCGTCGGCGGCGGCTTCTGGTACGCCTCCTCCTCCGACGACAAGGGCGGCAAGGACGACACCGCGAACTCCAGCGGCGGCACCGGCGGCGACAAGGGCGGCGACACCGGGGGCACCGGCGGTACCGGCGGCACGGGTGGCACCCAGTCCGGCAAGGCGACCGAGAAGGCCCCCGCCGACCCCAACTCCAAGGTCCTCTTCCAGGTGCCGGCCCCCGAGGTGAAGGACGACCGGACCATCCCCACCGTCGGCTCCTGGGTGACGGACAAGGTGTACGCCAAGAGCGGCGTCGCCGAGGTCGTCGGCTACGACCTCGACAAGGGCACCGAGCTGTGGACGATCAAGCTTCCCGGCCCGGTCTGCCAGGGCAGCAACCACACCACCGAGGACAACCGGACGGCGATCACCTACCAGCCGAAGATGCCCACCAAGGCCACGCCCTCCTACGGGTGCACCCAGGTCGCGGGCATCGACCTCGACACCGGCAAGAAGCTGTGGACCAAGACCGCGAAGAGCGGCACCGAGCCGATCAGCTTCGACAACGTCACGGTCAGCGCGAGCACCGTCGCGGTCGGCAGCACCAGCGGTGGCGCCGCCTTCGACATCGCCACCGGCGACCAGCTGTGGGCGCCGAAGCCCACCGACACCTGCTATGACGCCGGTTACGGGGGCGGCCCCAAGCTGGTGGCGGTGCGCAAGTGCGGCGGGTACGGCGAGCGTCAGCTGAGCATCCAGACCATCGACCCGAAGTCCGGGAAGGTGATCACGGAGTACAAGATGGCCAAGGGCATCGAGTACGCCAGCGTGGTCTCCACCGAGCCGCTGGTCGTGGCCGCCGACGTCGGTGACTCCGCCGGTGACGGCAGCGGTATCTCGGACTTCTTCTCCATCGACAACAAGACCGGCAAGCTGCGCACCCGGATCTCCGCGCCGGGCGAGCAGTACAACGCCAGCTGCGACGGCATCACCAAGGTCGAGGAGTGCCGCCTGCTCGCCGTCGGCAACGACAAGCTGTATCTGCCGACCGAGAAGCACGAGGGCACCGGCGAGTACAGCGACACCAACGAGATCGTTGCCTTCGACCTGGCCACCGGCAAGCAGACCGGCCAGCGGGCCGACGCCGGTGACGACTACGAGCTGGTCCCGCTGCGCATGGACGGCCCGAACCTGATCGCGTACAAGCGCGGCCCGTACGACAAGGGCGGCCAGGTCGTGTCCATCGACGGCGGCTCCTTCAAGGAGACGAAGCTGCTGGAGAACCCGGCCGACGAGGCGGTGATGGACGTGGAGCGCAGCATGCTCCCCGACTACGCCGAGATCCTGTACACCCAGGGCCGGCTGTTCATGTCCGACGTCTTCGCCAGTGAGCTCGGCAGCACCGGCGAGGAGGAGTACCTGGTGATCGCGTTCGGCGCGAAGTAG
- the galT gene encoding galactose-1-phosphate uridylyltransferase: MKKTSTRLADGRELIYYDLRDDTVRDAVDRRPLERTVTTSEVRRDPLLGDSVAIASHRQGRTYHPPADECPLCPSEGDRLSEIPDSSYDVVVFENRFPSLAGDSGRCEVVCFTSDHHAAFADLTEEQARLVLDAWTDRTSELSHLPAVEQVFCFENRGAEIGVTLGHPHGQIYAYPFTTPRTALMLGQLAQHKEATGGGNLFDAVLERELAGERVVLTSEHWAAFVPYAAHWPYEVHLYPRRRVPDLLALDEAARSEFPQVYLELLKRFDRIFGDGEPPTPYISAWHQAPFGALEDFEGVAREDFALHLELFTVRRTSGKLKFLAGSESGMSVFINDVPPERAAERLREVAS, from the coding sequence GTGAAGAAGACCTCGACCCGGCTGGCCGACGGTCGCGAGCTGATCTACTACGACCTGCGCGACGACACCGTGCGCGACGCGGTGGACCGGCGGCCTCTGGAACGCACCGTCACCACCTCCGAGGTCCGGCGGGATCCGCTGCTCGGTGACTCCGTCGCCATCGCCTCGCACCGGCAGGGCCGCACCTACCACCCCCCGGCCGACGAGTGCCCGCTGTGCCCCTCCGAGGGCGACCGGCTGAGCGAGATCCCGGACTCCTCGTACGACGTCGTGGTCTTCGAGAACCGCTTCCCCTCGCTGGCCGGTGACTCCGGCCGCTGTGAGGTCGTCTGCTTCACCTCCGACCACCACGCGGCCTTCGCCGACCTCACCGAGGAGCAGGCGCGGCTGGTGCTGGACGCGTGGACGGACCGCACCTCGGAGTTGTCCCATCTGCCCGCCGTGGAGCAGGTGTTCTGCTTCGAGAACCGCGGCGCCGAGATCGGCGTCACCCTCGGGCATCCGCACGGGCAGATCTACGCGTACCCCTTCACCACCCCGCGTACCGCGCTGATGCTGGGCCAACTCGCCCAGCACAAGGAGGCGACCGGCGGGGGGAACCTCTTCGACGCCGTCCTGGAGCGTGAACTCGCCGGCGAGCGGGTCGTCCTCACGAGTGAACACTGGGCCGCCTTCGTGCCCTACGCCGCGCACTGGCCCTACGAGGTCCACCTGTACCCGCGGCGCCGGGTGCCGGACCTGCTGGCCCTGGACGAGGCGGCGCGCTCAGAGTTCCCCCAGGTTTATCTGGAACTCTTGAAGCGCTTCGACCGGATCTTCGGTGACGGTGAGCCTCCGACGCCGTACATCTCCGCCTGGCACCAGGCGCCGTTCGGCGCGCTGGAGGACTTCGAGGGTGTGGCCCGTGAGGACTTCGCGCTCCACCTCGAGCTTTTCACCGTCCGCCGCACCTCCGGCAAGCTGAAGTTTCTCGCGGGTTCCGAGTCCGGCATGAGCGTGTTCATCAACGACGTGCCGCCGGAGCGCGCGGCCGAGCGACTGCGAGAGGTAGCGAGTTGA